One stretch of Argiope bruennichi chromosome 3, qqArgBrue1.1, whole genome shotgun sequence DNA includes these proteins:
- the LOC129963272 gene encoding calcium load-activated calcium channel-like: MYNDSFLILFISIFTAFLGEGLTWLMVYRTEKYQKLKAEVERQSKRLEKKKEVHGDAVYRQQRKKIEREEEKLKNNNRDLSLVKMKSMFAIGFAFTALLSMFNSIFDGRVVAKLPFIPIGWIQGLSHRNLIGDDYSDCSFIFLYILCTMSIRQNIQKLLGFAPSRTANKQSGNIFAPSAQPIK; the protein is encoded by the exons ATGTATAATGAtagttttttaattctatttatttcaatttttactgcTTTTCTCGGAGAAG gGCTAACATGGTTAATGGTATACAGAACAGAGAAATATCAAAAACTAAAAGCAGAAGTTGAAAGACAAAGTAAAAGAT TAGAGAAAAAGAAGGAAGTACATGGGGATGCTGTATATCgacaacaaaggaaaaaaattg aaaGGGAAGAGGagaagttgaaaaataataacagagATTTATCTCTA gtaaaaatgaaatcaatgtttGCTATTGGATTTGCATTTACTGCTTTACTTAGTATGTTCAATTCCat ATTTGATGGTCGAGTTGTTGCCAAGTTGCCTTTTATCCCTATTGGATGGATTCAGGGTTTATCACATAGAAACTTAATAGGCGATGATTATAGTGactgttcttttatatttttatacattttatgcaCTATGTCAATTCGCCAG aatATTCAAAAGCTTTTGGGATTTGCGCCTTCAAGAACTGCTAATAAACAGAGTGGAAATATTTTTGCACCTTCAGCTCaacctataaaataa